The proteins below come from a single uncultured Carboxylicivirga sp. genomic window:
- a CDS encoding FtsX-like permease family protein translates to MNTHFFKTAFRFVRRNKVFTAINMVGLSLALTVSFIILLYVINELSYNRFLKNNDKLYRVTLFNKAFDTHDTGTPYVFATGLTETLPQIDKVVRTRRVRKFSIKRNEEWLDVNEAIASEPDIFPLFEIDLHGESKECLNGMNTIVLSYDLANKIFADKDPLGQEVTCLINGEEQLMVVKGLYKNLPVNSSFQSDCFIDIQWTVNSINKAYEPYGMTNVEQQWDFPFWGTWVLLKSNVDVAQFQKTLAETTFGNKDQLVFGIQSYKDAYLYSDVWGGRRVGNLQNIKIFSSIALLILLAASFNYVILSTVISTTRSKEIAIRKTIGATKANTSIQIFGESVLMAFMSLPLAVVFMMVFKPFAEKLFQTDLTIIQSNIALYLMAYVGITLMIGIISGSYLNFYLARLNVIDILKNKRIARRKPIFRNALVLFQLVVFSVLISSMLVIRTQYQYGLNYNSGYEKDNIIVLDIGEGLKDYQILLDRLRTNPNVLCAGGTYFSLPMDPRMSSMYPSFEDESVSVKVDGMAVDYDFIEAMGLLVKEGRSFSKESGNDLQNAVILNEKAVQMLGIHDPVGKKLLDKTIIGVIKDFNLYSLRDAIPPLTIEIVDSYLNQIAIRYRENSLPLLLPFIKEQWNKLGEDRPFSYSTINDITASLYTDEQNLNSIVSIFSLVALFITALGLFGLILFVGKQHTKEIGIRKVMGCSRASIIYLFMTKNIQLATVSIIISIPLTFYFMTDWLNNFQYKINFPWWVFMVAFVALIVVVVSTIFYHSYKASSANPVDALRYE, encoded by the coding sequence ATGAACACACATTTCTTTAAAACAGCTTTTAGATTTGTTAGACGCAACAAGGTATTTACAGCCATTAATATGGTAGGTTTATCATTGGCGTTAACGGTTTCATTTATCATTCTTTTGTATGTGATAAATGAGTTGAGTTATAATCGTTTTCTTAAAAACAACGATAAGCTTTACCGGGTAACATTGTTTAATAAGGCATTTGATACGCATGATACTGGAACCCCTTATGTATTTGCAACGGGGTTAACAGAAACTTTACCTCAAATAGATAAAGTTGTGCGAACCAGAAGAGTTCGTAAGTTCAGTATTAAACGGAATGAAGAATGGTTGGATGTGAATGAAGCTATCGCATCGGAGCCGGATATATTTCCGCTTTTTGAGATTGATTTACACGGTGAGTCCAAAGAATGCCTGAACGGTATGAATACAATTGTTCTTTCTTATGACCTGGCGAATAAAATATTTGCAGATAAAGACCCTTTGGGGCAAGAAGTTACTTGTTTAATAAATGGTGAGGAACAGCTGATGGTTGTGAAAGGACTATACAAGAATCTTCCTGTAAACTCATCATTTCAATCGGACTGTTTTATCGATATTCAATGGACTGTTAATAGCATCAATAAAGCTTATGAACCATATGGAATGACCAATGTGGAACAACAATGGGACTTTCCGTTCTGGGGTACATGGGTGTTGCTAAAAAGCAATGTTGATGTTGCACAATTTCAGAAAACCTTGGCAGAAACCACTTTTGGAAATAAGGACCAATTGGTTTTTGGGATACAGAGTTACAAAGATGCCTATCTTTATTCCGATGTATGGGGCGGCCGTAGGGTTGGAAACCTTCAAAATATAAAAATATTCAGTTCTATTGCTTTACTAATATTACTGGCAGCTTCGTTCAATTATGTGATTTTATCAACAGTTATTTCAACCACACGATCAAAAGAGATAGCGATTCGAAAAACCATTGGAGCCACCAAAGCCAATACAAGTATTCAAATATTTGGCGAATCTGTTTTAATGGCTTTTATGTCCTTACCTCTGGCTGTTGTTTTTATGATGGTTTTTAAACCATTTGCTGAAAAGCTTTTTCAGACTGATTTAACGATTATACAAAGTAACATTGCATTGTATTTAATGGCTTACGTTGGAATAACCTTGATGATTGGTATCATTTCCGGGTCGTACCTAAACTTCTATCTGGCAAGGTTAAATGTGATTGATATATTGAAAAACAAGCGAATTGCTCGCAGAAAACCAATATTTAGAAATGCCTTGGTTCTTTTTCAGTTGGTTGTGTTTAGTGTTTTAATATCATCGATGCTGGTTATCCGCACGCAATATCAATATGGACTAAATTATAATTCGGGGTATGAAAAAGATAATATTATCGTTTTAGATATTGGCGAAGGTTTGAAAGATTACCAGATATTACTTGATCGATTACGTACCAATCCGAATGTGTTGTGCGCGGGTGGTACTTATTTTTCATTGCCAATGGATCCACGAATGAGTAGTATGTATCCTAGTTTTGAAGATGAATCGGTTTCTGTTAAAGTGGATGGAATGGCTGTTGATTATGACTTCATAGAAGCAATGGGATTACTTGTTAAGGAAGGTCGATCCTTTTCTAAAGAGTCAGGTAATGATCTTCAGAATGCGGTTATTTTAAACGAAAAGGCTGTACAGATGCTGGGGATTCACGATCCGGTTGGAAAGAAGTTGCTGGATAAAACAATTATTGGAGTGATAAAGGACTTTAATTTGTATTCGTTAAGGGATGCTATTCCGCCATTAACTATAGAGATTGTAGATAGCTATTTGAATCAGATTGCCATTCGATATCGAGAAAATTCTTTGCCATTGTTGTTGCCATTTATAAAAGAGCAATGGAACAAATTGGGTGAAGACAGGCCTTTTAGCTATTCTACAATTAATGATATAACAGCTTCGTTATATACGGATGAGCAAAACCTGAATTCAATCGTTTCGATATTTTCGTTGGTGGCATTGTTTATCACAGCATTAGGATTGTTTGGCCTGATATTATTTGTGGGCAAACAACATACCAAAGAAATTGGCATAAGAAAAGTAATGGGATGCTCAAGAGCTTCAATAATCTACCTTTTTATGACAAAAAATATACAGTTAGCTACTGTATCCATTATTATCTCTATTCCGTTAACTTTTTATTTTATGACGGATTGGTTAAATAATTTTCAATATAAAATCAATTTTCCATGGTGGGTTTTTATGGTTGCTTTTGTGGCGTTAATAGTGGTGGTGGTTTCAACCATCTTCTATCATTCCTATAAAGCTTCTAGCGCTAACCCGGTGGATGCCTTACGTTACGAATAA
- a CDS encoding DUF4412 domain-containing protein: protein MKKYLVAGIVVMAAFVVQNIQAQSFLEKMAKKAAEKVEKKSEQKTEEQMDKKLDQMFEEAFESEESDSAEEVDPSATWAEKLAGMGYAGDPVNIEDTYTFSSSITMHMTSVDENGQSSSGDVKIYTNTNQQTFAYEFTSDQSQINDDTEVGLMIMDAKNKANIILNDDDKTGIVYGVDGAIDESILGEDSDDEDMPENIDYADPRISKTGNTKTICGYKCDEYTYKDEESTGLLYLTKEIDWDSENFMTTIFKSAMYSHGILNGFLMASEDTDLSTGEKSTYEVTQINSNDKSSFSMSDYKITNMGSFSMPEGTYDEE, encoded by the coding sequence ATGAAAAAGTATTTAGTTGCAGGTATTGTAGTGATGGCGGCATTTGTAGTGCAGAATATTCAGGCACAATCGTTTTTAGAGAAAATGGCAAAGAAAGCTGCTGAAAAAGTAGAGAAAAAGAGCGAGCAAAAAACCGAAGAACAGATGGATAAAAAGCTCGACCAAATGTTTGAAGAAGCTTTTGAGTCAGAAGAATCAGACTCGGCAGAAGAAGTTGATCCTTCAGCTACATGGGCCGAGAAATTGGCAGGTATGGGTTATGCAGGCGATCCTGTTAATATCGAAGATACTTACACCTTTAGCTCATCCATCACCATGCATATGACAAGCGTTGATGAGAATGGGCAAAGCAGTAGTGGTGATGTAAAAATTTATACTAATACCAATCAGCAAACTTTTGCCTATGAGTTTACAAGTGATCAAAGCCAAATCAATGATGATACTGAAGTAGGTTTGATGATAATGGATGCTAAAAATAAAGCCAATATCATTTTAAACGACGATGATAAAACAGGTATTGTGTATGGGGTAGATGGTGCGATAGATGAATCGATACTTGGAGAAGATAGTGATGATGAAGATATGCCTGAAAACATTGATTATGCCGATCCTCGCATATCAAAAACAGGTAATACTAAAACCATATGTGGTTATAAATGCGATGAGTATACCTATAAAGATGAAGAAAGTACTGGCCTGCTTTATCTAACCAAAGAAATAGATTGGGATAGCGAAAACTTTATGACTACCATCTTTAAATCGGCGATGTACTCGCATGGAATTTTGAATGGTTTTTTAATGGCCAGCGAAGATACTGACCTTTCTACCGGAGAGAAAAGTACCTACGAAGTAACTCAAATTAATTCTAATGATAAGAGTAGCTTTTCAATGTCGGATTATAAAATAACCAATATGGGTTCGTTTAGTATGCCTGAAGGAACATATGATGAAGAATAA
- a CDS encoding HU family DNA-binding protein: protein MALKYKIIKQEVVDKVGITKDVYYARACDRSKVDLNELSKLISRMSTVSRADIIGVLTAFSDIIPSLLTENRTVQLGELGTFSLHMKSDCVDSKEEVTWRCIKDVNIRFRVGKELKNQLKDIHFQRVDE, encoded by the coding sequence ATGGCTTTAAAGTACAAGATTATTAAACAAGAAGTAGTTGATAAGGTTGGGATTACAAAAGATGTTTACTATGCTAGAGCATGTGACAGAAGTAAGGTTGATTTGAATGAATTATCAAAATTAATTTCAAGAATGTCGACTGTATCGCGTGCTGATATTATTGGCGTACTAACTGCCTTTAGCGATATTATACCATCTCTTTTAACTGAAAACCGAACGGTGCAACTGGGCGAGTTGGGTACTTTCAGCCTGCATATGAAGAGTGATTGTGTAGATTCGAAGGAAGAAGTTACCTGGCGTTGTATAAAAGATGTGAATATTCGCTTTAGAGTGGGTAAAGAATTGAAGAATCAATTGAAAGATATTCATTTTCAAAGGGTGGATGAGTAG
- a CDS encoding DUF6249 domain-containing protein, which yields MESVRIVENIMIGIVWLAFFAGAFMAWFFYVKARNTERLALIEKGADANNFYGKRNDKKTFRFPWMKFGLLLSGLGFGLVLGLFIISIPELKDSLNQVAPGLVFASMLLFGGLGMILAHFVDRKKENKAL from the coding sequence ATGGAAAGTGTAAGAATTGTTGAAAATATCATGATTGGTATTGTTTGGCTTGCTTTTTTTGCAGGAGCATTTATGGCATGGTTTTTTTATGTCAAAGCAAGAAATACTGAGCGATTAGCTTTAATCGAAAAAGGAGCAGATGCAAATAACTTCTATGGAAAAAGGAATGACAAAAAGACTTTTAGATTTCCATGGATGAAATTTGGATTGTTGCTTAGTGGATTAGGTTTTGGTTTAGTGTTGGGGTTGTTTATCATTTCAATACCTGAATTAAAAGATTCATTAAATCAAGTTGCACCAGGCTTGGTTTTTGCATCTATGCTTTTATTTGGTGGTTTAGGTATGATCTTAGCTCATTTTGTAGATCGTAAAAAAGAAAACAAGGCTCTTTAA
- a CDS encoding ABC transporter ATP-binding protein: MLQTKNLQKIFRTEEVETTALNNVNIHIQKGEFVAIMGPSGCGKSTLLNIIGLLDNPSEGELYFDGIEISKYKERQRTDLRKGNIGFVFQSFNLIDELTVFENIEMPLIYLKLSAKERRERVQKVMERMQIAHRAKHFPQQLSGGQQQRVAFARAVVANPKLILADEPTGNLDSKNGAEVMNLLRQLNEDGTTVVMVTHSAEHAEYAHRTINLFDGHIVTEKMNGSMAPKELVNENI; encoded by the coding sequence ATGTTACAAACAAAGAACTTACAAAAGATTTTTAGAACAGAAGAGGTTGAAACAACGGCCTTAAATAATGTGAATATCCACATTCAAAAAGGTGAATTCGTTGCCATTATGGGACCATCGGGTTGTGGTAAATCAACTTTACTAAACATTATTGGTTTGCTTGATAATCCATCGGAAGGTGAATTGTATTTTGATGGTATCGAAATATCGAAATACAAAGAGCGTCAGCGTACCGATTTACGCAAAGGAAACATTGGATTTGTATTCCAGAGTTTTAATCTGATTGATGAATTAACGGTTTTCGAAAACATCGAGATGCCTTTAATCTACTTGAAACTGTCGGCCAAGGAGCGCAGAGAGCGTGTGCAAAAAGTGATGGAACGGATGCAGATTGCTCATCGTGCTAAACACTTCCCTCAACAGTTATCGGGTGGTCAGCAACAAAGGGTTGCTTTTGCTCGCGCTGTCGTTGCCAATCCTAAACTCATATTGGCCGATGAGCCTACTGGTAACCTGGATTCGAAAAATGGTGCCGAAGTAATGAACTTGCTGCGTCAGCTTAACGAAGATGGAACCACTGTTGTAATGGTAACTCACTCTGCCGAACATGCCGAGTATGCCCACCGCACCATCAACCTATTTGACGGACATATTGTAACCGAGAAAATGAATGGTTCGATGGCTCCTAAAGAACTTGTTAACGAAAATATTTAA
- a CDS encoding sigma-70 family RNA polymerase sigma factor, whose protein sequence is MEDIYIEKVKNGDVEAFRFIIRQYQNMAFSVAMSVVKNEFLARDVAQEAFLNVFQNIKQFRGDAKFSTWLYRIVINKAFRVAEKEGKHEYDPLEWADDDVEDDSVDKLSADERKFFINETLMRMPSNESLALQLFYLREMSMNEMQEVTGWSLSNIKVVLHRARKRFQAELNGILKSEAKSIL, encoded by the coding sequence ATGGAAGATATTTATATCGAAAAGGTTAAGAATGGCGATGTTGAGGCATTCCGGTTTATTATCCGGCAATACCAAAACATGGCCTTTTCTGTTGCCATGTCGGTGGTTAAAAATGAGTTTTTAGCCCGTGATGTTGCACAGGAAGCCTTTTTAAATGTCTTTCAAAACATTAAACAATTCAGAGGCGATGCCAAATTTAGTACCTGGTTATATCGTATTGTAATCAACAAAGCGTTCAGAGTAGCAGAAAAAGAAGGAAAGCACGAATACGACCCGCTGGAGTGGGCTGATGATGACGTAGAAGATGATTCGGTAGATAAACTTAGTGCTGATGAACGAAAATTCTTTATCAACGAAACATTGATGCGAATGCCTTCCAACGAGAGTTTGGCTCTTCAGCTATTTTATCTTCGCGAAATGTCGATGAACGAGATGCAGGAAGTTACCGGCTGGTCGTTAAGCAATATTAAGGTTGTTTTGCATAGAGCCCGCAAACGCTTTCAGGCTGAATTGAACGGAATATTAAAATCAGAAGCTAAAAGTATTTTATGA
- a CDS encoding Imm17 family immunity protein has product MEKISFLFYLMVAFGLLLIVAAIINWEWYFKQRRAQIIIKSIGRTGARWLYGALGLFFAVFGYLVISGTIKI; this is encoded by the coding sequence ATGGAAAAAATATCTTTCTTATTCTACCTGATGGTTGCATTTGGATTGTTGCTGATTGTTGCAGCTATTATCAATTGGGAATGGTACTTTAAACAGCGTAGAGCTCAGATTATTATTAAATCGATTGGCCGAACAGGAGCCCGTTGGTTGTATGGAGCATTAGGGTTGTTTTTTGCTGTGTTTGGGTACTTAGTAATCAGCGGAACTATTAAAATTTAA
- a CDS encoding DUF3810 domain-containing protein — MRIKTWLKKPFVIILLMALLTFILTELAATSPQLTNRIYSTGIYPYTASALSFVSGIFPFSLDDLFYIIASLWLILLLLLPLFKKIKWAKALQLFVSTLAIIYMAFYWLWGFNYYRSDLNERLSFTEAQADTTQLMNTFRWLIDEVNESYINVDSISNNQWAQQIEQEYKRQHHFLKIDGRLCKTHPKTMTFSRFFAAATISGYYGPFFSEVHINKHLLSLERPLVLAHELSHRYGITSEAEANFYAWYVCSHSKNQQMKYSANLYLLRYFAFSTYQLGSFKEAVSHIRPEVKDDYAHVTKHWMSLMNRRVEDVATAVNDAYLKTNKVEKGIDDYDGVVKCVMDYRNSQLANDSN, encoded by the coding sequence ATGAGAATAAAAACCTGGCTAAAGAAACCCTTTGTAATTATTTTATTAATGGCTTTGCTTACATTTATCTTAACCGAACTGGCAGCAACGTCACCTCAGCTAACCAATCGTATTTATTCAACCGGTATTTATCCATATACGGCATCGGCCCTCTCGTTTGTAAGTGGAATTTTCCCTTTCTCGCTCGACGATTTATTCTACATCATAGCCTCGCTTTGGCTCATTTTATTACTGTTATTACCCTTGTTCAAAAAAATTAAATGGGCAAAAGCATTGCAACTCTTTGTTAGTACGCTGGCCATTATCTACATGGCTTTTTATTGGCTTTGGGGCTTTAATTATTATCGTTCCGATTTAAACGAACGTTTATCATTTACCGAAGCTCAAGCCGACACAACCCAATTAATGAATACCTTTCGGTGGTTGATTGATGAGGTGAATGAGTCGTATATTAATGTTGACTCCATTAGCAATAACCAATGGGCACAGCAAATCGAACAGGAGTATAAACGTCAGCATCATTTTCTTAAAATAGATGGACGGCTGTGTAAAACTCATCCTAAAACAATGACATTTAGTCGCTTCTTTGCAGCAGCCACTATTTCGGGTTATTATGGGCCGTTTTTTAGCGAAGTACATATTAATAAGCATTTGCTTTCTCTCGAACGACCATTGGTACTGGCTCATGAGTTATCGCACCGGTACGGTATTACTTCCGAAGCCGAGGCTAATTTTTATGCCTGGTATGTATGTTCGCATTCCAAAAATCAGCAAATGAAGTATAGTGCCAACCTTTATTTGTTGCGTTATTTTGCCTTTTCAACATATCAGCTGGGTAGTTTTAAAGAAGCAGTATCGCACATTCGTCCTGAGGTAAAAGACGATTATGCCCACGTTACCAAACATTGGATGTCATTAATGAACCGCAGGGTTGAGGATGTGGCAACAGCCGTTAACGATGCTTATCTAAAAACCAACAAAGTAGAAAAGGGAATAGATGATTACGATGGCGTTGTGAAGTGTGTAATGGACTATCGAAACTCGCAATTGGCCAACGATTCAAACTAA
- the selD gene encoding selenide, water dikinase SelD: MLEFKLTKYSHGAGCGCKISPSVLSSILKSNIPPVSNSKLIVGNDTRDDAAVYDLEDGTAIISTTDFFMPIVDDAFTFGKIAATNAISDVYAMGGKPLLAIAILGWPVDKLPPEEASKVMEGGRQACKEAGIPLAGGHSIDSPEPIFGLAVTGRVDLDKLKRNDTATKGSLLYLTKPLGVGILTTAQKQGKLKDEHALIAPEVMSQLNSIGEELAQLDGVEAMTDVTGFSLIGHLSEMCEGSGLSAEIEFDKIPTLDVLDEYIEQGCMPGGTHRNWKSYGEKVNLKSQTYLPVVCDPQTSGGLLIAVTPDKAPEIEALLLSKGITAEPFGELTKAKEHLITVY, translated from the coding sequence ATGTTGGAATTTAAACTCACAAAATACAGTCATGGAGCCGGATGCGGATGTAAAATTTCTCCATCGGTTTTAAGCTCAATATTAAAAAGCAATATTCCCCCCGTAAGTAATAGTAAACTAATTGTGGGTAACGATACCCGCGACGATGCAGCTGTTTACGATTTGGAAGACGGAACTGCCATTATCAGTACAACCGACTTTTTTATGCCCATTGTTGATGATGCTTTTACTTTTGGTAAAATAGCTGCTACTAATGCCATCAGTGATGTGTATGCCATGGGAGGAAAACCATTATTAGCCATTGCCATATTGGGTTGGCCTGTTGATAAACTTCCGCCAGAAGAAGCCTCGAAAGTAATGGAAGGCGGAAGACAAGCCTGTAAAGAAGCAGGTATCCCACTGGCTGGCGGACACAGTATTGATAGTCCGGAGCCTATTTTTGGTTTAGCCGTTACCGGACGTGTTGATTTGGATAAACTAAAACGTAATGACACGGCTACCAAAGGCAGCTTGCTTTATCTTACCAAACCATTAGGGGTGGGAATACTTACAACTGCTCAAAAACAAGGTAAACTGAAAGACGAACATGCTTTGATTGCTCCTGAAGTAATGAGTCAACTAAATTCGATTGGCGAAGAACTGGCTCAACTCGATGGTGTTGAGGCAATGACCGATGTTACCGGTTTTAGCTTAATTGGGCATCTTAGCGAAATGTGTGAAGGAAGCGGACTTTCGGCTGAAATAGAATTTGACAAGATTCCAACATTGGATGTGTTGGATGAATATATCGAACAAGGATGTATGCCTGGAGGAACTCATCGAAACTGGAAAAGCTACGGTGAAAAAGTGAATCTGAAATCACAAACCTATTTACCTGTGGTGTGCGATCCTCAAACAAGTGGAGGCTTATTAATAGCTGTTACTCCGGATAAAGCACCTGAGATTGAAGCTTTACTTCTGAGTAAAGGAATTACAGCCGAACCATTTGGTGAACTTACCAAAGCGAAAGAGCATTTAATTACAGTATATTAA
- a CDS encoding FtsX-like permease family protein, with product MKRQYILCAFRSIKRNKLPSFINIVGLAIGLSTALFALLFSYYEFTYERGHDKYERIAKVITFGNFGAFSELPGSFPQTAIDLPANFPEIKDGVCSFQLPSIFFKDNVPLTESNVVLAQEKFMDIFTYQFISGQIYSDDDESICLSESMASKYFGKDNAVGKLLKANLNGHEVMLTVAGIFKDLPGNTHLKTDAIVSWNLAKQVLNNPEGYLTTDYDVYCLLTPHTNIKKLNEKIVANFKFPSKIEDCTVALMPIVDFHLNSVFENNKANLYILFIGGLIALMLSILNYVSQSSIMYTTRIQEVGIRLSNGAKAKDIFSQFMTDTAVVTLLGFGLALLFVHQGLPYFNSMMDTELTLLFNPTVLVWVAVVFIITVVLAGFYPSLLMSRLKPVLLLRSSIGDTTGKSRIRNVMSTLQFVVAILLIQMMIVTHKQAGYLGQDEVVGFNADNVINVNGHNWGDLNKIKTEVLRNTAIESVTWGQSMPAMQASLTSYWKMEDNTQMANMFSCEADFLNVFHINMDEGRFFSSERETDKDNSIVVNKLMVSSMGWDNPVGKQLMVWGQMYTVIGVVSNYMAAPPIFEDTPLIIRCAGNKANRLIFRINPNKKKEAYEHITHVLREANPNYPINLKSYDDSTSQGAKSFYRTVTLINIFVLIVIVNAFLSLFGLSYFIAERNKKQIGINKIFGASVATIYWKLSKNLMLRFAIAFIIVTPISYFISNQYLTTFSYQMPLTADIYIISGCLVLMMLLVSTGFKIITAANRNPVDALRYE from the coding sequence ATGAAGAGGCAGTATATATTATGTGCTTTCCGAAGCATCAAAAGAAATAAATTACCCAGCTTTATTAACATTGTTGGTTTAGCTATTGGTTTAAGTACTGCTCTTTTTGCTTTGCTATTCTCTTACTATGAGTTTACCTACGAAAGAGGACATGATAAATATGAACGAATAGCGAAGGTAATCACTTTTGGAAATTTTGGTGCTTTCTCTGAGTTACCTGGAAGTTTTCCACAAACTGCCATTGATTTACCGGCTAACTTTCCCGAAATAAAAGATGGTGTATGTAGCTTTCAATTACCTTCTATCTTTTTTAAAGATAATGTGCCTTTAACCGAATCAAATGTTGTATTGGCACAGGAGAAGTTCATGGATATTTTTACGTATCAATTTATATCAGGACAGATCTATTCTGATGATGATGAGTCAATATGCCTATCGGAATCAATGGCTAGTAAATATTTTGGTAAAGATAATGCCGTAGGCAAGCTGTTGAAAGCTAATTTAAATGGCCATGAAGTAATGCTAACTGTAGCTGGCATTTTTAAGGATCTTCCGGGTAATACTCATTTAAAAACCGATGCTATTGTTTCGTGGAATTTAGCTAAACAAGTTTTGAACAATCCCGAAGGTTACCTTACAACCGATTACGATGTTTATTGTTTGTTAACTCCTCACACAAATATTAAAAAGCTGAATGAAAAGATAGTAGCTAATTTTAAATTTCCATCGAAAATTGAAGATTGTACCGTTGCCTTAATGCCCATTGTCGATTTTCATTTGAATAGTGTTTTTGAAAATAATAAAGCCAATTTATATATATTGTTTATTGGAGGGTTAATTGCCTTAATGTTATCCATATTAAATTACGTTAGTCAGTCATCCATAATGTATACTACTCGCATACAAGAAGTAGGTATACGCCTTTCAAATGGTGCTAAAGCAAAAGATATTTTTAGTCAGTTTATGACCGATACTGCAGTGGTTACATTGCTGGGATTTGGACTTGCACTATTATTTGTTCATCAAGGATTACCCTATTTCAATTCGATGATGGATACTGAATTAACCTTATTGTTTAATCCAACAGTATTGGTTTGGGTTGCTGTTGTTTTTATCATCACGGTTGTTCTGGCGGGTTTTTATCCATCGTTGCTAATGTCAAGATTAAAACCAGTATTATTATTGCGATCATCGATTGGTGATACTACCGGAAAAAGCCGAATACGCAATGTAATGTCCACCTTGCAATTTGTGGTTGCCATTTTATTAATACAGATGATGATTGTGACTCATAAGCAAGCCGGTTATTTAGGGCAGGATGAGGTTGTGGGGTTTAATGCTGATAATGTGATTAATGTTAATGGGCATAATTGGGGTGATTTGAATAAAATAAAAACGGAAGTTTTACGCAATACAGCCATCGAATCGGTTACGTGGGGCCAGAGTATGCCAGCTATGCAAGCTAGTTTAACTTCTTATTGGAAAATGGAAGACAATACCCAAATGGCTAACATGTTCAGTTGCGAAGCAGATTTTCTGAACGTGTTTCACATCAATATGGATGAGGGCCGTTTTTTCTCATCCGAACGCGAAACTGATAAAGACAACTCTATTGTTGTGAATAAATTAATGGTAAGTTCTATGGGATGGGATAATCCTGTAGGAAAGCAATTAATGGTTTGGGGACAAATGTATACGGTAATTGGGGTAGTAAGTAATTATATGGCTGCACCTCCTATTTTTGAAGACACTCCTTTAATAATAAGGTGTGCTGGCAATAAAGCAAACCGACTTATTTTTCGCATTAATCCCAATAAAAAGAAAGAAGCGTATGAGCATATTACACATGTTTTGCGTGAAGCTAATCCCAATTATCCAATTAACTTAAAATCGTACGACGATTCAACATCACAAGGGGCTAAATCATTTTATAGAACAGTCACATTAATCAACATTTTCGTGTTAATTGTCATTGTTAATGCTTTTCTGTCGCTCTTTGGTTTGTCTTATTTTATAGCTGAGCGTAATAAAAAGCAAATAGGAATCAACAAAATATTTGGTGCATCGGTAGCTACCATCTATTGGAAGCTCTCGAAGAATTTGATGCTTCGTTTTGCTATTGCATTTATTATTGTTACGCCCATATCGTATTTTATAAGTAACCAATACCTTACTACCTTTTCGTATCAAATGCCTTTAACAGCCGATATATATATTATTAGTGGTTGTTTGGTTTTGATGATGCTGTTGGTTTCAACGGGTTTTAAAATTATTACAGCTGCCAATCGAAATCCTGTGGATGCCTTACGTTATGAATAA